A region of Malaciobacter marinus DNA encodes the following proteins:
- a CDS encoding cation:proton antiporter, protein MSDEILIIVTISVIIFTSPLLSRVLKIPTIPIEIMLGAFAVYFSLLVEHPLLELVAELGFLYLMFLAGLEVDLRKLINIPSVILKKSLFYNVILFSLSAAITMYFKLGNIFIVTLPLISIGILAALKKEYGDVEWIRMAIVVGLIGEIVSIFALTTVSAILEFGLTWEFYKTMLLFIVFMILMTILYKLFNNVVWWYPEIKTYLMPTEDNQEQDIRVSMAIFFVMIAVMIYLKLEVAFGAFIAGTFITTFFEHNKQLPHKLEHFGFGWLVPIFFIYVGSSFELEELFHDGLIVTAFLIVFAMIFIRLVASLLFIKEMGVNKFFMLGLSHSMPLTLLIAVTTLAYQSHAITQFYYYAFILASILEVLIVMIVIRILTNYLGIKKVKAS, encoded by the coding sequence ATGAGTGATGAAATTTTAATTATAGTAACAATATCCGTAATTATATTTACATCACCTCTACTTTCAAGAGTATTAAAAATACCAACAATTCCTATTGAAATTATGCTTGGTGCTTTTGCTGTATATTTTTCTTTATTAGTGGAACATCCACTATTAGAGCTTGTTGCTGAACTTGGCTTTTTATATTTGATGTTTTTAGCTGGACTTGAAGTTGATTTAAGAAAGTTAATAAATATCCCCTCAGTTATATTAAAAAAATCACTTTTTTACAATGTAATACTTTTTTCTTTATCTGCTGCTATTACTATGTATTTTAAACTCGGAAATATTTTTATTGTGACTTTACCTTTAATTTCCATTGGTATCTTAGCTGCATTAAAAAAAGAGTATGGTGATGTAGAATGGATAAGAATGGCAATTGTTGTGGGATTAATTGGTGAGATTGTATCGATTTTTGCACTTACAACAGTATCAGCGATTCTTGAGTTTGGTTTAACTTGGGAGTTTTACAAAACTATGCTTTTATTTATAGTTTTTATGATTTTAATGACTATATTGTATAAACTATTTAATAATGTAGTTTGGTGGTATCCTGAAATAAAAACATATTTAATGCCAACAGAAGATAACCAAGAACAAGATATACGAGTATCTATGGCTATTTTCTTTGTTATGATTGCAGTTATGATTTATTTGAAACTTGAAGTTGCATTTGGTGCATTTATTGCAGGTACTTTTATTACAACATTCTTTGAACATAATAAACAGCTACCACATAAATTGGAGCACTTTGGTTTTGGTTGGTTAGTTCCTATATTTTTCATTTATGTTGGCTCGTCATTTGAACTTGAAGAGCTTTTTCATGATGGACTTATAGTAACTGCCTTTTTAATTGTTTTTGCTATGATATTTATTAGATTAGTTGCTTCGTTGCTTTTTATAAAAGAGATGGGAGTAAACAAGTTTTTTATGTTAGGTTTATCTCACTCAATGCCACTTACACTATTAATTGCAGTAACTACACTTGCTTATCAAAGCCATGCGATTACACAATTTTACTATTACGCATTTATTTTAGCATCGATTTTAGAAGTTTTAATAGTAATGATAGTAATTAGGATTTTAACAAATTATTTAGGAATAAAAAAGGTAAAAGCTTCTTAA
- a CDS encoding biotin synthase: MNDNKEIFLCAICNIESGTCNEDCKFCTQSVKYKADIQRYKKKAIEQIVKEAKMAKENNANGFCLVTAGKGLTDKRLAFVCEAAQAVKKENLGLILIACNGTASVEQLETLKEAGVDAYNHNLETAQDFYKEIVTTHTWEERYETCKNVKEVGLRLICGGIFGLGETQEQRVSMLESIASLEPMNVPLNFFHPNEALPLVENSVSKEEAFELITLARKMVPNAKKIMVAGGRELMFGDEQYKIFEKGANAFVIGDYLTTQGKSPKDDMHELEKLGFKVARERN, from the coding sequence ATGAACGATAATAAAGAGATATTTTTATGTGCTATTTGTAATATTGAAAGTGGTACATGTAATGAAGACTGTAAGTTCTGTACACAAAGTGTTAAATATAAAGCTGATATTCAAAGATATAAGAAAAAAGCTATTGAGCAAATCGTAAAAGAGGCAAAAATGGCAAAAGAAAATAATGCAAATGGTTTTTGTTTAGTTACAGCTGGAAAAGGTTTAACTGATAAAAGATTGGCTTTTGTATGTGAAGCAGCACAAGCCGTTAAAAAAGAGAATCTAGGACTTATTTTAATTGCATGTAATGGAACAGCTTCAGTTGAACAGTTAGAAACACTTAAAGAAGCAGGAGTTGATGCTTATAACCACAATCTTGAAACTGCACAAGATTTTTATAAAGAGATTGTTACAACTCATACTTGGGAAGAGAGATATGAAACTTGTAAAAATGTAAAAGAAGTTGGTTTAAGATTAATATGTGGAGGAATTTTTGGATTAGGTGAAACACAAGAGCAAAGAGTATCAATGCTTGAGTCAATCGCTTCATTGGAACCTATGAATGTACCCTTAAACTTTTTTCACCCAAATGAGGCTTTACCTCTTGTAGAAAACTCTGTGAGTAAAGAAGAAGCTTTTGAATTAATTACATTAGCTAGAAAAATGGTTCCAAATGCAAAGAAAATAATGGTTGCAGGTGGAAGAGAGTTGATGTTTGGTGATGAGCAATATAAAATTTTTGAAAAAGGTGCAAATGCCTTTGTTATTGGTGATTATTTAACAACACAAGGAAAATCACCAAAAGATGATATGCATGAACTTGAGAAATTAGGTTTTAAAGTAGCAAGAGAAAGAAACTAA
- a CDS encoding YfcE family phosphodiesterase, whose product MKIGILSDSHTKSDYTELAINHLKQKGANYLIHAGDLCIEDNLKLLQNSKLVYVTVFGNNDRSLLSLSNEYNIQKEPYYFKIKDIKFKLMHLPYYLNADSDIVIFGHTHKFECSYNNGTLFINPGEICAREKPLIECALLEINKNEYIITYYYKDINTNNFMKEEFRYER is encoded by the coding sequence ATGAAAATAGGAATATTATCAGATAGTCACACAAAAAGTGACTATACTGAACTTGCAATAAACCACTTAAAACAAAAAGGTGCAAACTATTTAATACATGCAGGTGACTTATGTATTGAAGATAATTTAAAATTATTACAAAATTCAAAGTTAGTGTATGTTACTGTTTTTGGCAATAATGACAGGAGTTTATTATCTTTGTCAAATGAGTATAATATTCAAAAAGAACCATATTATTTTAAGATTAAAGATATAAAATTTAAGCTTATGCATCTTCCTTATTATTTAAATGCAGATAGTGATATTGTTATTTTTGGACATACTCATAAGTTTGAGTGTAGTTATAATAATGGTACTTTATTTATTAATCCAGGAGAAATATGTGCACGTGAAAAACCTTTGATTGAGTGTGCCTTGCTTGAAATTAATAAAAATGAGTATATAATTACTTACTATTATAAAGATATAAATACAAATAATTTTATGAAAGAAGAGTTTAGATATGAACGATAA
- the topA gene encoding type I DNA topoisomerase, whose protein sequence is MKNLVIVESPAKAKTISKFLDKSYTVMASMGHVRDLPKSKLGFDPQNNFKPQYLISTDKRKVIADLKKHITKDTVIYLAADEDREGEAIAWHLIPALKVEKNPIKRIVFHEITKDAILKAIKNPRDVDQNLVDAQQARRILDRAVGYELSPLLWKKVRYGLSAGRVQSVAVRIIVDRENEIREFKPEEYWKIKADFINPNLKAELAKINSKSKKVTNEEEAKQIEASINQGIFELVDIEEKESNRNPAAPFTTSTLQQEASRKLGFSVKQTMVIAQQLYEGNVGNIPNHTGGLITYMRTDSLNLSKVATSAAKEVIEQEYGKDYSLNKPRLYKSKAKGAQEAHEAIRPVNLALKPSDIKAYVDNAQFKLYSLIWKRTLATQMAPAKMANTTYKIEAGKDKEYEFQSKGQRIIFAGFMKAYTEGSDNPESALDSSEKILPTIKKGTVLDLEKLDLEQLFTKPPARYTEASLVKKLESEGIGRPSTYAPTISTIQQREYVVKTEDKKLAPTATGEIVNSFLTDHFAEILDLGFTAKIEEEFDNIAEGKIAWEQVMQDFYGDFKKRIEEKESSVNKEDYLQIREIGIDPESKKPVSARVGRFGPFIQIGTKDDEEKPKFVAIPDHLNMDTITLDEALYLFTLPRVVGKNDKGEDIIANIGRFGPYLQIDSRFYSLKTDDPYKIELPRALEVIKELDEAKAKATIKIFEKEKIQILNGRYGAYIKQGRKNFKIPKGKVAEDLTLEECEEIIKKDPKSKTTKKTTTKKAPAKKTTTKKAPAKKTTTKKSSTSTTKK, encoded by the coding sequence TTGAAGAATTTAGTAATAGTTGAGTCACCTGCAAAAGCAAAAACAATTTCAAAGTTTCTTGATAAAAGTTACACAGTTATGGCCTCTATGGGGCATGTTAGAGATTTACCAAAATCAAAATTAGGCTTTGATCCACAAAATAATTTTAAGCCTCAGTATTTGATTTCAACAGATAAAAGAAAAGTAATAGCAGATTTGAAAAAGCATATTACAAAAGATACAGTAATATACCTAGCTGCCGATGAGGATAGAGAGGGAGAAGCCATTGCCTGGCACTTGATTCCTGCTTTGAAAGTTGAAAAAAACCCTATAAAAAGAATTGTTTTTCATGAAATTACTAAAGATGCAATCTTAAAAGCTATTAAAAACCCCCGTGATGTTGATCAAAACTTAGTTGATGCACAACAAGCAAGAAGAATTTTAGACAGAGCAGTTGGATATGAATTATCTCCACTACTTTGGAAAAAAGTAAGATATGGACTTAGTGCTGGTAGAGTTCAATCTGTTGCTGTTAGAATTATTGTAGATAGAGAGAATGAGATTAGAGAGTTTAAGCCAGAAGAGTATTGGAAAATAAAAGCTGATTTTATTAATCCAAATTTAAAAGCAGAACTTGCAAAAATCAATTCAAAATCAAAAAAAGTAACAAATGAAGAAGAAGCAAAACAGATTGAGGCTTCTATTAATCAAGGAATTTTTGAACTTGTAGATATAGAAGAGAAAGAATCAAATAGAAATCCAGCAGCTCCTTTTACAACTTCAACACTACAACAAGAAGCAAGTAGAAAACTTGGCTTTTCTGTTAAACAAACAATGGTTATAGCACAACAACTATATGAAGGAAATGTTGGTAATATTCCAAATCATACAGGTGGTTTAATCACTTATATGAGAACTGACTCTTTAAACCTTTCAAAAGTAGCAACAAGTGCAGCAAAAGAAGTAATTGAGCAAGAGTATGGGAAAGATTATTCACTTAATAAGCCAAGACTTTATAAATCAAAAGCAAAAGGTGCACAAGAAGCCCATGAAGCAATTAGACCTGTTAATTTAGCACTAAAACCAAGTGATATAAAAGCTTATGTTGATAATGCACAATTTAAACTTTATTCACTTATTTGGAAAAGAACACTAGCAACACAAATGGCTCCTGCTAAAATGGCAAATACAACATATAAAATTGAAGCTGGAAAAGATAAAGAGTATGAGTTTCAATCAAAGGGACAAAGAATTATTTTTGCAGGATTTATGAAAGCATACACTGAGGGAAGTGATAATCCTGAAAGTGCACTTGATAGTAGTGAAAAAATCTTACCAACAATAAAAAAAGGAACTGTATTAGATTTAGAAAAACTAGATTTAGAACAGTTATTTACAAAACCACCTGCAAGATATACAGAAGCTAGTTTAGTAAAAAAACTTGAAAGTGAAGGAATTGGAAGACCATCAACTTATGCACCAACAATCTCAACAATACAACAAAGAGAGTATGTGGTAAAAACAGAAGATAAGAAATTAGCTCCTACTGCAACAGGTGAAATTGTAAATTCATTTTTAACAGACCATTTTGCTGAGATATTGGACTTGGGATTTACTGCAAAAATAGAAGAAGAGTTTGATAATATTGCTGAGGGTAAAATTGCTTGGGAACAAGTAATGCAAGATTTTTATGGTGATTTCAAAAAAAGAATTGAAGAAAAAGAGAGTAGTGTAAATAAAGAAGATTATTTACAAATAAGAGAAATAGGAATAGACCCAGAATCTAAAAAACCTGTAAGTGCAAGAGTTGGAAGATTTGGTCCTTTTATTCAAATTGGAACAAAAGATGATGAAGAAAAGCCAAAATTTGTTGCAATTCCTGATCATTTAAATATGGATACTATTACACTTGATGAAGCACTTTATTTATTTACTTTACCAAGAGTTGTTGGAAAAAATGATAAAGGTGAAGATATTATTGCTAATATAGGACGGTTTGGTCCATATTTACAAATTGATAGTAGATTTTATTCTCTTAAAACAGATGACCCATATAAAATAGAGTTACCAAGAGCTTTAGAAGTAATCAAAGAGCTTGATGAAGCAAAAGCAAAAGCAACAATTAAGATATTTGAAAAAGAAAAAATACAAATATTAAATGGTAGATATGGTGCTTATATTAAACAAGGAAGAAAAAACTTTAAAATTCCTAAAGGTAAAGTTGCAGAAGATTTAACTTTAGAAGAGTGTGAAGAGATAATCAAAAAAGACCCAAAATCAAAAACAACTAAAAAAACAACAACTAAGAAAGCACCTGCAAAAAAAACAACTACAAAAAAAGCACCTGCAAAAAAAACAACAACAAAGAAAAGTAGTACAAGTACTACAAAAAAATAA
- a CDS encoding UDP-N-acetylmuramate dehydrogenase translates to MIKQIDFSKYSSIKIGPIADIKLIEEIGDYDDYTIIGKANNILVSNNHPKFAILGKNFDYIKQENNRLYVGCATSSGKLLSYCRKNDIGHLEFLAKLPGTMGGVVKMNAGLKSWEIFNHIICIKTKDGYINKEDIQYTYRSTKINTIVYEVVLEVQSGFCKDRLKQFNKMRDNQPQMASAGSCFKNPKGDFAGRLIEEVGLKGMQKGSMSFSKEHANFLVNSGNGTFEDAVYLINLAQKRVKEKFDINLEEEVIIY, encoded by the coding sequence GTGATTAAGCAAATAGATTTTTCAAAATACTCTTCAATTAAAATAGGGCCAATAGCTGATATAAAACTAATTGAAGAGATTGGTGATTATGATGATTATACAATAATAGGAAAAGCAAATAATATTTTAGTTTCAAATAATCATCCAAAGTTTGCTATACTTGGAAAAAATTTTGATTATATAAAACAAGAGAATAATAGACTTTATGTAGGTTGTGCAACAAGTTCTGGCAAGTTATTAAGTTATTGTAGAAAAAATGATATAGGACATTTAGAATTTTTAGCAAAATTGCCTGGAACAATGGGCGGTGTTGTAAAAATGAATGCGGGATTAAAATCATGGGAAATTTTTAATCACATTATTTGTATTAAAACAAAAGATGGATATATAAATAAAGAAGATATACAATACACTTATAGAAGTACAAAAATTAATACAATAGTTTATGAAGTAGTTTTAGAAGTACAAAGTGGATTTTGTAAAGATAGATTAAAGCAATTTAATAAAATGAGAGATAATCAACCTCAAATGGCAAGTGCTGGGTCATGTTTTAAAAACCCAAAAGGAGATTTTGCAGGAAGGTTAATCGAAGAAGTTGGATTAAAAGGTATGCAAAAAGGCTCAATGTCTTTTTCAAAAGAGCATGCAAATTTTTTAGTAAATAGTGGTAATGGAACTTTTGAAGATGCAGTTTATTTAATAAATTTAGCCCAAAAAAGAGTTAAAGAAAAATTTGATATAAATTTAGAAGAAGAGGTGATTATTTATTAA
- a CDS encoding menaquinone biosynthesis family protein, translated as MKTITVAHSPDADDIFMYYAIKFGWVGAKDAKFENIAADIETLNQATLKGEYDICAISFALYPFVKDDYALLKTAVSFGQGYGPKLVKRKDKKLKKNFKVALSGEFTTNALLFKIAYPEARITYMNFLDIEKAVIEGTVDAGVLIHESILNYNDELEVEKEMWDIWEDLSGGGLPLPLGGMCLRRSIPLHSAIDYENTLIKAVDVANKNRKVLATMLLEKGLIRVDASTLDKYLDLYANDESVNLSEVQYKALDKLFELGYKHGFYENLIKAKDFLIPSEYEDLRNK; from the coding sequence TTGAAAACAATAACTGTTGCACATTCTCCAGATGCAGATGATATATTTATGTACTATGCTATTAAATTTGGTTGGGTTGGTGCAAAAGATGCCAAATTTGAAAATATAGCAGCTGATATAGAAACATTAAATCAGGCTACTTTAAAAGGTGAATATGATATTTGTGCTATATCATTTGCTTTGTACCCTTTTGTTAAAGATGATTATGCATTATTAAAAACTGCTGTATCATTTGGACAAGGTTATGGACCAAAATTAGTAAAAAGAAAAGATAAAAAACTCAAGAAAAACTTTAAAGTAGCTCTTAGTGGAGAGTTTACAACAAATGCATTACTTTTTAAAATAGCTTATCCAGAAGCTAGAATTACTTACATGAACTTTTTAGATATTGAAAAAGCTGTGATTGAAGGAACAGTTGATGCTGGTGTTTTAATTCATGAGTCAATTTTAAATTATAATGATGAACTTGAAGTCGAAAAAGAGATGTGGGATATTTGGGAAGATTTAAGTGGTGGAGGTTTACCCTTACCACTTGGAGGAATGTGTTTAAGAAGATCAATTCCTCTTCATAGTGCAATTGATTATGAAAATACTTTAATAAAAGCTGTTGATGTTGCGAATAAAAATAGAAAAGTTCTAGCTACAATGTTACTTGAAAAAGGTCTTATTAGAGTTGATGCTTCTACATTAGATAAATATTTAGATTTATATGCAAATGATGAATCAGTAAATTTAAGTGAAGTTCAGTATAAAGCACTTGATAAACTTTTTGAACTTGGATACAAACATGGATTTTATGAAAATTTAATCAAAGCAAAAGATTTTTTAATTCCAAGTGAGTATGAGGATTTAAGAAACAAGTGA
- a CDS encoding glucosaminidase domain-containing protein — translation MKRNYLISMSIIVLLMFGYFYQLQNKQVKQLKQEIVKLNERIDTLEKSEESLKAKLDEALEKSKPKPIPVSVKKKRFIDMMVPALNEVYDELKQEFFQVQENIKQNKETEKLKKLKEFYKVDTNQELLYALKPHPKSIALAQGAMESAWGQSRFFKEANNIFGVWSFNKNEPRIAASGKRGSKTIWLKKYSSVKEAIKDYYITLSRSSAFKQFRKTNFENPDPFVLVTKLDRYSEKKAAYGKELAAMIKYNNFTKYDDKEFIVQKEQKQLTKEDAKKEEELEKNAIENSNDEVTTSNEIEESTKEETTNDMNIENEEEKSDNKVVEKKEEKSTEIKKEEQEVENKETPIKASQKEEQTK, via the coding sequence ATGAAAAGAAATTATCTTATATCAATGAGTATAATTGTCTTACTTATGTTTGGATACTTTTACCAACTCCAAAATAAACAAGTAAAACAATTAAAGCAAGAAATTGTAAAATTAAACGAAAGAATAGATACTTTAGAAAAAAGTGAAGAGAGTTTAAAAGCAAAACTTGATGAAGCTTTAGAAAAAAGTAAACCAAAACCAATTCCTGTATCTGTAAAGAAAAAAAGATTTATTGATATGATGGTGCCTGCTTTAAATGAAGTATATGATGAGTTAAAGCAAGAGTTCTTTCAAGTTCAAGAAAATATAAAACAAAATAAAGAAACAGAAAAATTAAAAAAGCTAAAAGAGTTTTATAAAGTAGATACAAACCAAGAGCTTTTATATGCACTAAAACCACATCCCAAATCAATTGCATTAGCTCAAGGGGCGATGGAAAGTGCTTGGGGACAATCAAGATTTTTTAAAGAAGCAAATAATATTTTTGGTGTTTGGTCTTTTAATAAAAATGAACCAAGAATCGCAGCAAGTGGGAAAAGAGGTTCAAAAACTATTTGGCTTAAAAAGTATTCAAGTGTAAAAGAAGCAATTAAAGATTATTATATTACTTTATCAAGAAGTAGCGCTTTTAAACAGTTTAGAAAAACAAACTTTGAAAATCCAGACCCCTTTGTACTTGTTACAAAACTTGATAGATATTCTGAAAAGAAAGCTGCATATGGAAAAGAGTTAGCTGCAATGATAAAATATAATAACTTTACAAAATATGATGATAAAGAGTTTATAGTACAAAAAGAACAAAAACAATTAACAAAAGAAGATGCTAAAAAAGAAGAAGAGCTTGAAAAAAACGCAATAGAAAATAGTAATGATGAAGTTACAACTTCAAATGAGATTGAAGAAAGTACAAAAGAAGAAACAACAAATGATATGAATATAGAAAATGAAGAAGAAAAGAGTGATAATAAAGTTGTTGAAAAAAAAGAAGAAAAGAGTACTGAAATAAAAAAAGAAGAACAAGAAGTAGAAAATAAAGAAACTCCTATTAAAGCTAGTCAAAAAGAAGAACAAACAAAGTAG
- the nuoN gene encoding NADH-quinone oxidoreductase subunit NuoN, producing the protein MNDIPKIVIDFASLNFSTITPMIIAIVAALLILCIDLATKKLDKSFYLTLTVLALVIDLGFVLGFNSDVRGFFDLLLIDGISILAQAIIVIASTLFALLGFAKLRFQEFRYPEYFALYLFMIAGFQFMASSDSLILIFVALETSSLALYTLIAMHNRLNAIEAAIKYFTMGALTAAFFAFGSMILYAQTGSVELGQISQVLTQSGFENYFVILIAATFIIAALAFKLSLFPFHLWVADVYEGSTAALAGFISVVPKIAAFVVALRFFEIFIVSNDLFIQTILYTIVILTMTIPNLIALLQNDIKRMLAYSSISNAGFAMGAILIGTNQATQALFLYWIMFFITNLGGFTMLWLNRTKDYSKESDHSMQKYAGLIKTSPKVAVLMSLFMLTLAGLPPFALFWGKLYLIGSAVNAGFMFLAFMMIINSAIAAYYYLKPVVFMFLKEPESDITYLQNTTPIMKYLAIFCAILTIGSIFTIEPLLQIITYYTQISGF; encoded by the coding sequence ATGAATGATATACCAAAAATAGTTATTGACTTTGCAAGTTTAAACTTTAGTACTATTACTCCTATGATAATTGCTATTGTTGCAGCATTATTAATACTTTGTATAGATTTAGCAACAAAAAAACTTGATAAATCTTTTTATTTAACTTTGACAGTTTTAGCTTTAGTAATTGATTTGGGTTTTGTTCTTGGATTTAACTCTGATGTTAGAGGTTTTTTTGATTTATTGTTAATTGATGGTATCTCTATTTTAGCACAAGCTATAATAGTTATTGCTTCTACTCTTTTTGCACTTTTAGGTTTTGCAAAACTTAGATTTCAAGAGTTTAGATACCCTGAATATTTTGCACTATATCTTTTTATGATTGCTGGATTTCAGTTTATGGCAAGTTCAGATAGTTTAATACTTATTTTTGTAGCTTTAGAAACTTCTTCGTTGGCTTTATACACACTAATTGCGATGCATAATAGATTAAATGCAATTGAAGCAGCTATTAAATATTTTACAATGGGAGCTTTAACAGCTGCTTTTTTTGCCTTTGGGTCTATGATTTTATATGCACAAACTGGAAGTGTAGAGCTTGGACAAATTTCACAAGTATTAACTCAATCAGGATTTGAAAACTATTTTGTAATTTTAATAGCAGCTACATTTATAATAGCAGCTTTAGCATTTAAACTTTCACTTTTCCCTTTTCATTTATGGGTTGCAGATGTTTATGAGGGTTCAACTGCTGCTTTAGCAGGATTTATATCAGTTGTTCCTAAAATTGCTGCATTTGTAGTTGCTTTAAGATTTTTTGAGATATTTATAGTAAGTAATGATTTATTTATACAAACTATTTTATATACAATAGTTATTTTAACAATGACAATACCAAATCTTATTGCACTTTTACAAAATGATATAAAAAGAATGCTTGCATATTCATCTATATCAAATGCAGGTTTCGCAATGGGTGCTATTTTAATAGGCACGAATCAAGCAACACAAGCACTATTTTTATATTGGATTATGTTTTTTATAACAAACCTTGGTGGATTTACAATGCTTTGGTTAAATAGAACAAAAGATTATAGTAAAGAAAGTGACCATAGTATGCAAAAGTATGCAGGTTTAATAAAAACTTCTCCAAAAGTTGCAGTATTAATGTCTCTTTTTATGTTAACACTAGCAGGGCTTCCTCCTTTTGCTCTATTTTGGGGTAAATTATATTTAATCGGAAGTGCTGTAAATGCTGGTTTTATGTTTTTAGCTTTTATGATGATAATAAATTCAGCAATAGCAGCTTATTATTATTTGAAACCAGTTGTTTTTATGTTTTTAAAAGAGCCAGAAAGTGATATAACTTATCTTCAAAATACAACACCAATTATGAAGTATTTAGCTATTTTTTGTGCTATTTTGACAATTGGTTCAATTTTTACAATAGAACCACTTCTTCAAATAATTACTTATTACACGCAAATTTCAGGTTTTTAA
- a CDS encoding NADH-quinone oxidoreductase subunit M — protein MDYILSILIFFPLLAALVGFLVKDDSIKAYGILATALEFIISIILWINFDVSNPNMQFLQQVLVIPTYGINYVVGVDGISLFLVIMTTFMTMISLVALSEKKALKNLIITVLFLEMTMVGVFLALDAIIFYLFWELSLVPMLYIIGAWGGKLRIYAAIKFFLYTFLGSLVMLIGMLYLGYIYYQTTGNWSFNILDWNMLLLPFDMQLMLFLAFFAGFAIKVPMFPFHTWLPYAHGQAPTIGSVILAAVLLKMGTYGFVRFSLPLFPDASVYMIIPMAILALIAIVYTAMVAFAQEDMKQVIAYSSVSHMGVIILGIFALNVEGISGAIFLMISHGIVSGALFMLVGVIYERRHTKQISEFGGLAQVMPKYATIFAIMLMASIGLPLTIGFVGEFLSLLGFFKVSPFLTIIAGLTIILGAIYMLVMYKKSFFGELTKDENKKLLDLNKKELSALIPLVALVIILGVYPKPILEPVNNSVSKMIEVMNAKTVTKEAQAKIIDLNSISGVEK, from the coding sequence ATGGATTATATTTTATCAATATTGATATTTTTCCCACTACTTGCAGCTTTAGTAGGGTTTTTAGTAAAAGATGACTCTATAAAAGCATATGGAATTTTAGCAACTGCATTGGAGTTTATTATAAGTATAATACTTTGGATAAATTTTGATGTTTCAAATCCTAATATGCAATTCTTACAGCAAGTATTAGTTATTCCTACATATGGAATAAATTATGTAGTAGGAGTTGATGGAATTTCACTATTTTTAGTGATTATGACTACTTTTATGACAATGATATCACTAGTTGCTCTTAGTGAAAAAAAAGCGCTTAAGAATTTGATTATTACAGTTTTATTTTTAGAAATGACAATGGTTGGAGTATTTTTAGCATTGGATGCAATAATATTTTATCTATTCTGGGAACTTTCGCTTGTACCAATGCTTTATATTATTGGTGCTTGGGGTGGAAAGCTAAGAATATATGCAGCTATTAAATTCTTTTTATATACATTTTTAGGTTCATTGGTTATGTTAATTGGTATGCTTTATTTAGGGTATATTTATTATCAAACTACTGGAAATTGGAGTTTTAATATTCTTGATTGGAATATGTTATTACTGCCTTTTGATATGCAACTTATGCTATTTCTTGCCTTTTTTGCAGGTTTTGCTATTAAAGTTCCAATGTTTCCATTTCACACTTGGCTTCCATATGCCCATGGACAAGCACCAACTATTGGTTCTGTAATACTTGCCGCAGTTTTATTGAAAATGGGAACATATGGCTTTGTAAGATTTTCTTTACCTTTATTTCCTGATGCAAGTGTTTATATGATAATACCAATGGCTATATTAGCACTAATAGCTATTGTTTACACTGCCATGGTTGCTTTTGCTCAAGAAGATATGAAGCAAGTTATAGCTTACTCTTCAGTATCACATATGGGAGTTATAATCTTAGGTATTTTTGCTTTAAATGTTGAGGGTATTTCTGGTGCAATTTTTCTTATGATTTCACATGGTATTGTTTCAGGTGCATTATTTATGCTTGTAGGAGTTATATATGAAAGAAGACATACAAAACAAATTAGTGAATTTGGTGGTTTAGCACAAGTGATGCCAAAATATGCAACTATTTTTGCAATTATGTTGATGGCTTCTATTGGACTTCCTTTGACTATTGGCTTTGTAGGGGAGTTTTTATCATTACTTGGATTTTTTAAAGTATCACCTTTTTTAACAATAATTGCTGGACTTACAATAATTTTAGGTGCTATTTATATGCTTGTGATGTATAAAAAATCTTTTTTTGGAGAGCTTACAAAAGATGAAAATAAAAAACTGCTTGATTTAAATAAAAAAGAGCTAAGTGCGCTTATTCCATTAGTTGCCTTGGTTATTATTTTAGGTGTTTATCCAAAACCAATTTTAGAACCTGTAAATAATAGTGTTTCTAAAATGATAGAAGTTATGAATGCTAAAACAGTTACGAAAGAAGCTCAAGCGAAGATTATTGATTTAAATAGTATCTCAGGAGTAGAAAAATGA